In the genome of Myxococcus stipitatus, one region contains:
- the mvk gene encoding mevalonate kinase, with the protein MTPGNSLSTFGAGKVILLGEHSVVYGHPALAGPLSQGVKARGVPAKKCQLVLPSTLNRAQRTLLQGAFARAAKLVGEPPVKVSLDPELPLAVGLGSSAALSVACARMLLLAAGKPPSPKEAARLAWAMEQEFHGTPSGVDHTTSAEEQLLLYRKQPGASSVGKGKTVDSPRALKVVVALAGERSPTKKTVAALRQRQARWPERYQRIFKEMGKLASEGAKAVEAGDLEALGDAMNVNQGLLSALGLSSTPLEEMVYRLRSLGALGAKLTGAGGDGGAVVGLFTDPEAAVVQLTRQGVRCFSSQLAGPRAL; encoded by the coding sequence GTGACCCCTGGAAATTCCCTGTCCACGTTTGGCGCTGGCAAGGTCATCCTCCTGGGTGAGCACAGCGTCGTCTATGGCCACCCCGCGCTGGCGGGCCCGCTGTCCCAGGGCGTGAAGGCGCGAGGCGTGCCGGCGAAGAAATGCCAGCTCGTCCTGCCCTCCACGCTGAACCGGGCGCAGCGGACGCTCTTGCAGGGGGCCTTCGCTCGCGCCGCAAAGCTCGTGGGCGAGCCGCCCGTGAAGGTGTCGTTGGACCCGGAGCTGCCGCTGGCCGTGGGGCTGGGCAGCTCCGCCGCACTGTCCGTCGCGTGCGCGCGCATGCTGCTGCTCGCCGCGGGCAAGCCGCCCTCGCCCAAGGAGGCCGCGCGCCTGGCGTGGGCGATGGAGCAGGAGTTCCACGGCACGCCCTCCGGCGTGGACCACACGACGAGCGCGGAGGAGCAGCTGCTCCTCTACCGCAAGCAGCCGGGGGCGTCCTCTGTGGGCAAGGGCAAGACGGTGGACAGTCCGCGCGCGCTGAAGGTGGTGGTGGCGCTGGCGGGCGAGCGCAGCCCCACGAAGAAGACGGTGGCGGCGTTGCGGCAGCGGCAGGCGCGCTGGCCGGAGCGCTACCAGCGCATCTTCAAGGAGATGGGGAAGCTGGCGTCGGAGGGGGCGAAGGCGGTGGAGGCGGGAGACCTGGAGGCGCTGGGGGACGCGATGAACGTCAACCAGGGGCTCCTGTCGGCGCTGGGCCTGTCTTCGACGCCGTTGGAAGAGATGGTGTATCGACTGCGGAGCCTGGGCGCGCTGGGCGCCAAGCTCACCGGCGCGGGTGGGGACGGCGGGGCCGTGGTCGGTCTGTTCACTGATCCTGAGGCCGCGGTGGTCCAGCTCACCCGGCAAGGTGTGCGCTGCTTCAGCAGCCAGCTCGCGGGTCCGCGGGCGTTGTGA
- a CDS encoding phosphomevalonate kinase gives MDRALSAPGKLFVSGEYAVLWGGVARVAAVAPRTGAYVRRREDARVHVCLEEGTLAGSVTPKGVRWAREVPQGFLFVARALDEALRAHGRASPGFDLAIAPSAVGPNGQKLGMGGSACATVLAAEGARYVLEERHDTLKLALLAHTLGQGGKGSGGDVAASFAGGVLRYRRYDVSPLVDASNGGRLGAALAESPSVDVWRLPAPRVAMAYAFTGESASTKVLIGQVEARLEEVGRRAFVARSDTVGQAVEEGLAGGDFRAFTEAVTAQHALLLELGPLETEAMRRVLSMASAYGCAGKLSGAGGGDGCILFAPDGEARAELCKGLEARGFHTLLLEPEPGVRGETHVDARLRAWMDALV, from the coding sequence ATGGACCGCGCCCTCTCGGCGCCGGGCAAGCTGTTCGTCTCCGGCGAGTACGCGGTGCTGTGGGGCGGGGTGGCGCGCGTGGCGGCGGTGGCGCCGCGCACCGGGGCCTATGTGCGGCGGCGCGAGGATGCGCGCGTGCACGTCTGCCTGGAGGAAGGGACGCTCGCGGGCAGCGTGACGCCGAAGGGTGTTCGCTGGGCGCGCGAGGTGCCGCAGGGGTTCCTCTTCGTCGCGCGTGCGCTCGACGAGGCGCTGCGGGCGCATGGCCGCGCGAGCCCGGGCTTCGACCTCGCGATAGCGCCTTCCGCGGTGGGCCCCAATGGCCAGAAGCTGGGCATGGGCGGCAGCGCGTGTGCGACGGTGCTGGCGGCTGAAGGTGCGCGCTATGTGCTCGAGGAGCGCCACGACACGCTGAAGCTCGCGCTCCTGGCGCACACGCTGGGACAGGGCGGCAAGGGCAGCGGCGGCGACGTGGCGGCGAGCTTCGCGGGCGGCGTGCTGCGCTATCGGCGCTACGACGTGTCGCCGCTGGTGGACGCGAGCAACGGCGGGCGGCTGGGGGCGGCGCTGGCGGAGTCCCCCTCGGTGGACGTGTGGCGGCTGCCCGCGCCTCGCGTGGCCATGGCGTATGCGTTCACGGGCGAGAGTGCCTCCACGAAGGTGCTCATCGGCCAGGTGGAGGCGCGGCTGGAAGAGGTGGGCCGGCGCGCCTTCGTGGCCCGCTCCGACACGGTGGGGCAGGCCGTGGAGGAGGGCCTCGCGGGAGGCGACTTCCGAGCCTTCACCGAGGCCGTGACGGCGCAGCACGCGTTGCTGCTGGAGCTGGGCCCGCTGGAGACGGAGGCCATGCGGCGTGTGCTGTCGATGGCGTCCGCCTACGGCTGCGCGGGCAAGCTGTCGGGCGCGGGGGGAGGAGACGGCTGCATCCTCTTCGCGCCGGACGGGGAGGCGCGCGCCGAGCTGTGCAAGGGACTGGAGGCTCGCGGCTTCCACACGCTGCTGCTGGAGCCCGAGCCCGGCGTGCGCGGAGAGACGCACGTGGACGCGCGGCTTCGCGCGTGGATGGACGCGCTCGTCTGA
- the fni gene encoding type 2 isopentenyl-diphosphate Delta-isomerase encodes MVEDTTARRKDAHLDLCAKGEVEPVENSTLLEHVHLVHCAMPEMAVEDVDLSTSFLGKQLRYPLLVTGMTGGTERAGAVNRDLALVAERHGLAFGVGSQRAMAEDAARAVTFQVRQVAPTVALLGNIGMYQAVGLGVDGVRRLMDAIGADGIALHLNAGQELTQPEGDRDFRGGYEIVRALVGALGERLLVKETGCGIGPEVARRLVELGVRNLDVSGLGGTSWVRVEQLRASGVQAKVGAEFSAWGIPTAAAVATVRTAVGSQVRLVGSGGIRTGLEVAKVLALGADLAGMALPLFRAQQEGGVEGAERALEVILTGLRHALVLTGSRSCAELRRRPRVVGGVLKDWMAAL; translated from the coding sequence ATGGTCGAGGACACCACAGCACGGCGTAAGGACGCTCATCTCGACCTGTGCGCCAAGGGCGAGGTGGAGCCCGTCGAGAACAGCACCCTGCTGGAGCACGTGCACCTGGTCCACTGTGCCATGCCGGAGATGGCCGTGGAGGACGTGGACCTCTCCACCTCGTTCCTGGGCAAGCAGCTGCGCTACCCGTTGCTCGTGACCGGAATGACGGGCGGCACCGAGCGAGCAGGCGCGGTCAATCGTGACCTCGCCCTGGTCGCCGAGCGCCATGGCCTGGCCTTTGGTGTGGGCAGTCAGCGCGCCATGGCCGAGGACGCGGCGAGGGCGGTGACGTTCCAGGTGCGGCAGGTGGCCCCCACGGTGGCGCTGCTGGGGAACATCGGGATGTACCAGGCGGTGGGGCTGGGCGTGGACGGGGTGCGGCGGCTGATGGATGCGATTGGCGCGGATGGAATCGCGCTGCACCTCAACGCCGGGCAGGAATTGACCCAGCCGGAAGGCGACCGGGATTTCCGAGGCGGTTACGAGATAGTGCGGGCGTTGGTGGGAGCGCTCGGCGAGCGGCTCTTGGTGAAGGAGACCGGGTGTGGCATTGGCCCGGAGGTGGCTCGCCGGTTGGTGGAGCTGGGGGTGCGCAACCTGGACGTGTCCGGGCTGGGCGGCACTTCGTGGGTTCGGGTGGAACAGCTTCGGGCCTCGGGCGTACAAGCCAAGGTGGGGGCGGAGTTCAGCGCGTGGGGGATTCCCACGGCGGCGGCGGTGGCGACGGTGCGCACGGCGGTGGGGTCGCAGGTCCGACTGGTGGGCAGTGGTGGGATTCGCACCGGGTTGGAGGTCGCGAAGGTGTTGGCGCTGGGTGCGGACCTGGCGGGCATGGCGCTCCCGCTGTTCCGGGCGCAGCAGGAGGGCGGGGTGGAGGGGGCGGAGCGGGCCTTGGAGGTCATCCTCACAGGGCTGCGGCATGCGCTGGTGCTGACGGGGAGCAGGAGCTGCGCGGAGTTGCGGCGGCGTCCTCGGGTGGTGGGCGGGGTCTTGAAGGATTGGATGGCGGCGCTGTAG
- a CDS encoding hydroxymethylglutaryl-CoA reductase, degradative — MGWRRCSAGVRRRGKEGRLNMSETVTSRLAGFHKLPMDERLAQLARMFRLSPGDLEQLRGTEALQPVLANQMIENAVGTFSLPLGLGLNLQVNGRDYLVPMAVEEPSVVAAVSFAAKIVREAGGFSAEADESMMIGQIQVTRYGDPTEATEKILAHKEQILALANSFHPAMVARGGGAKDVEVRVLPAPEGPRGEPLLVVHVLIDTQEAMGANLINTVAEGVAPLVEQITGGKVYLRILSNLADRRLSRATCRIPLSLLADFEMPGEVIAEGIAQASRFAEADPYRAATHNKGVMNGIDSVAIATGQDWRAIEAGAHAFACRGGQYRPLSTWYLEEGHLVGRIELPMALGMVGGPIKVHPGVQLALKLLRASSVRELSMVFAAVGLAQNFAALRALGSIGIQKGHMALHARCVAVTAGARGDWVEKLADLLVKAGHVKVEKAREILASLSAEDAAAATGTTL; from the coding sequence ATTGGATGGCGGCGCTGTAGTGCGGGTGTCCGTCGACGTGGGAAAGAAGGAAGACTCAATATGTCTGAGACGGTGACGTCCCGGCTCGCCGGGTTCCACAAGCTGCCGATGGACGAGCGCCTCGCGCAGCTCGCCCGCATGTTCCGGCTGTCGCCCGGTGACTTGGAGCAGCTGCGTGGGACCGAGGCCCTGCAGCCGGTGCTGGCCAACCAGATGATTGAGAACGCGGTGGGGACCTTCTCCCTGCCGCTGGGCCTGGGGCTCAACCTCCAGGTCAACGGGCGCGACTACCTGGTCCCCATGGCGGTGGAGGAGCCGTCCGTGGTGGCCGCGGTGTCGTTCGCCGCGAAGATCGTCCGCGAGGCCGGAGGCTTCAGCGCCGAGGCTGACGAGTCGATGATGATTGGCCAGATCCAGGTCACCCGGTACGGCGACCCGACCGAGGCCACGGAGAAGATTCTCGCGCACAAGGAGCAGATCCTCGCGCTGGCCAACAGCTTCCACCCGGCCATGGTGGCCCGGGGGGGCGGCGCCAAGGACGTGGAGGTTCGCGTGCTGCCGGCCCCCGAGGGCCCGCGCGGTGAGCCGCTGCTCGTCGTCCATGTCCTCATCGACACGCAGGAGGCGATGGGGGCCAACCTCATCAACACCGTGGCGGAGGGCGTGGCGCCGCTCGTGGAGCAGATCACCGGCGGCAAGGTGTACCTGCGCATCCTCTCCAACCTGGCGGACCGCCGGCTGTCGCGCGCCACGTGCCGCATCCCGCTGTCGCTGCTGGCGGACTTCGAGATGCCCGGTGAGGTCATCGCCGAGGGCATCGCGCAGGCCAGCCGCTTCGCGGAGGCGGACCCGTACCGCGCGGCCACGCACAACAAGGGCGTGATGAACGGCATCGACTCGGTGGCCATCGCCACGGGGCAGGACTGGCGCGCCATCGAGGCCGGTGCGCACGCGTTCGCCTGCCGGGGCGGCCAGTACCGTCCGCTGTCGACGTGGTACCTGGAGGAAGGGCACCTGGTGGGCCGCATCGAGCTGCCCATGGCGCTGGGCATGGTGGGCGGCCCCATCAAGGTCCACCCGGGCGTGCAGTTGGCGCTCAAGCTCCTGCGCGCGTCGAGCGTGCGCGAGCTGTCCATGGTGTTCGCGGCGGTGGGGCTCGCGCAGAACTTCGCGGCGCTCCGGGCGCTGGGCAGCATCGGCATCCAGAAGGGCCACATGGCGCTGCACGCGCGCTGCGTGGCGGTGACGGCGGGCGCGCGTGGGGACTGGGTGGAGAAGCTCGCGGACCTGCTGGTGAAGGCGGGGCACGTGAAGGTGGAGAAGGCGCGGGAGATTCTCGCCAGCCTGTCCGCCGAGGACGCCGCGGCAGCCACCGGTACGACTCTCTGA
- the mvaD gene encoding diphosphomevalonate decarboxylase, producing the protein MKATALAHPNIALVKYWGKRDDALILPHQSSLSMTLSPLSVTTTVEFGVATDAVDINGHTAKGSERERVLKLLESVRAQTKQELGPAKVVSRGDFPMAAGLASSAAGFAALAVAGRAAAGLPSDARAASILARLGSGSACRSVEGGFCEWLRGERPDGEDSYAVQRFDAAHWPDLRMVVAVVDRGEKDVKSRDGMKQTVETSPYYPAWVRDAEAEVPRAREFIARKDLQGLGELCERNAWRMHATSLAADPPLCYLNAGTLGLIQQLREARKKGVPVWFTLDAGPNPVLLTNAANEVAAEALARACGALDVVRCVPGGDAVLKQEHLF; encoded by the coding sequence ATGAAAGCCACAGCCCTGGCGCATCCCAACATCGCCCTGGTGAAGTACTGGGGGAAGCGGGACGACGCGCTGATTCTTCCGCACCAGTCCAGCCTGTCCATGACGCTGTCGCCGCTGTCGGTGACGACGACGGTGGAGTTCGGTGTGGCGACGGACGCGGTGGACATCAATGGCCACACCGCGAAGGGCAGCGAGCGCGAGCGCGTGCTGAAGCTCCTGGAGTCGGTGCGCGCGCAGACGAAGCAGGAGCTGGGGCCCGCGAAGGTGGTGTCGCGCGGGGACTTCCCCATGGCGGCGGGACTGGCGAGCAGCGCGGCGGGCTTCGCGGCGCTGGCGGTGGCGGGGCGCGCGGCGGCGGGGCTCCCGTCGGACGCGCGCGCGGCGAGCATCCTGGCGCGGCTGGGCAGTGGCTCGGCGTGCCGCAGCGTGGAAGGCGGCTTCTGCGAGTGGCTGCGCGGCGAGCGTCCGGATGGCGAGGACAGCTACGCGGTGCAGCGCTTCGATGCGGCGCACTGGCCGGACCTGCGCATGGTGGTGGCCGTCGTCGACCGGGGCGAGAAGGACGTGAAGTCCCGCGACGGCATGAAGCAGACGGTGGAGACCAGTCCGTACTACCCGGCCTGGGTGCGCGACGCGGAGGCGGAGGTGCCTCGCGCGCGTGAGTTCATCGCCCGGAAGGACTTGCAGGGACTGGGAGAGCTGTGTGAGCGCAACGCGTGGCGGATGCATGCCACGTCGCTCGCGGCCGACCCGCCGCTCTGCTACCTCAACGCGGGCACGCTGGGGCTCATCCAGCAGCTGCGCGAGGCGCGCAAGAAGGGCGTGCCCGTCTGGTTCACGCTGGACGCGGGGCCCAACCCGGTGCTGCTGACCAACGCGGCGAACGAGGTGGCGGCGGAGGCGCTGGCGCGTGCGTGTGGCGCGCTCGACGTGGTCCGCTGCGTGCCCGGTGGCGACGCGGTGCTGAAGCAGGAGCACCTGTTCTGA
- a CDS encoding TonB-dependent receptor family protein, with amino-acid sequence MAWLKDRSRRARSAVAPLLMWGLASSAAAQTVPPEEGAAPAQPGELDTAAPVDAAATSAPAVEPQPATEVPAPAPAVEAAAETPATPGDAPTVESAGGEPPAPTVELMPEPESKKFESVVVGTSETRTSGSVHIVKPAQLERYEKDDPSTVLMSVPGVYARGEDGFGLRPNVGLRGVNPDRSKKVTLLEDGVLFGPAPYSAPAAYYFPLVTRMQSVRVLKGPSAIQHGPQTVAGSVEFITRDIPASESAWLDVAGGGYLYGKAHGVFGASTERAGFLVEGIHLRSNGFKELDGGGTTGFRRNEWMAKARYRLVPEGEVRQTFNLKLGYSDELSNETYLGLSDEDFRANPLRRYAASALDQMKWHRTQVAASHVLESGSLAITTTAYRNDFARVWRKVNRFGGAAIANVLADPTSARNAIYYGVLTGQLDTSSTQDTLFIGPNDRSFVSQGVQSVARWSTTTGPLSHSLEVGARFHYDSIDRKHSEDAYRMEGGELVRAGEPTFITASNKDATHAVALHVTDAIAWGPFVLTPGLRLEVIRSRAADRLKGEAKEGALEVLMPGMGAYGAVTPELGFFAGAYRGFSPPSPGQPDSVKPEKSINYEGGARWTRRGERFEVVGFFNDYTNLTAICTFSGGCVDEDLDRQTDAGRAQIFGLEVYAEKTFRPGGGLTFPLSASYTLTSTELLNDFRSADPQFGAVKAGDELPYVPRHQVFASAGVEGALGGVFVSALYIDSMREKAGQGEAAPGELTDALLTFDVNANWNFTRWGQLYLSARNVLDAEDIVSRRPYGARPNAPRTVILGFKLAHH; translated from the coding sequence ATGGCATGGCTCAAGGACAGGTCGAGGCGGGCACGGAGCGCTGTGGCTCCGTTGCTCATGTGGGGATTGGCTTCATCCGCGGCGGCCCAGACGGTGCCGCCCGAGGAGGGCGCCGCTCCGGCCCAGCCCGGCGAGCTGGACACGGCCGCGCCGGTGGATGCCGCCGCGACCTCGGCTCCCGCTGTCGAGCCCCAGCCCGCGACGGAGGTGCCCGCTCCGGCCCCCGCCGTGGAGGCCGCGGCGGAGACACCCGCGACGCCCGGTGACGCGCCGACGGTGGAGAGCGCCGGGGGCGAGCCGCCCGCGCCCACCGTGGAGCTGATGCCCGAGCCGGAGTCGAAGAAGTTCGAGAGCGTGGTGGTGGGGACGTCGGAGACGCGCACGAGCGGCTCGGTCCACATCGTCAAGCCCGCCCAGCTGGAGCGCTACGAGAAGGACGACCCGAGCACCGTGCTGATGAGCGTGCCGGGCGTCTACGCGCGCGGCGAGGATGGCTTCGGCCTGCGGCCCAACGTGGGCCTGCGCGGCGTCAATCCGGACCGCAGCAAGAAGGTCACGCTGCTGGAGGACGGCGTCCTCTTCGGCCCGGCGCCGTACTCCGCGCCCGCGGCCTACTACTTCCCGCTCGTCACCCGGATGCAGTCGGTGCGTGTGCTCAAGGGCCCGTCGGCCATCCAGCACGGTCCGCAGACGGTGGCGGGCTCGGTGGAGTTCATCACCCGGGACATCCCCGCGTCCGAGTCCGCGTGGCTCGACGTCGCTGGCGGCGGCTACCTGTACGGCAAGGCGCACGGCGTCTTCGGCGCGAGCACCGAGCGCGCGGGCTTCCTGGTGGAGGGCATCCACCTGCGCAGCAACGGCTTCAAGGAGCTGGACGGGGGCGGCACCACGGGCTTCCGCCGCAACGAGTGGATGGCCAAGGCGCGCTACCGCCTGGTTCCCGAGGGCGAGGTCCGCCAGACGTTCAACCTCAAGCTGGGCTACTCGGACGAGCTGTCCAATGAGACGTACCTGGGCCTGTCGGACGAGGACTTCCGCGCCAACCCGCTGCGCCGCTATGCCGCCAGCGCGCTGGACCAGATGAAGTGGCACCGCACCCAGGTGGCCGCGAGCCACGTGCTGGAGTCCGGCTCGCTGGCCATCACCACGACGGCCTACCGCAACGACTTCGCGCGCGTGTGGCGCAAGGTGAATCGCTTCGGCGGCGCCGCCATCGCCAACGTGCTGGCCGACCCGACGAGCGCGCGCAACGCCATCTACTACGGCGTGCTCACCGGACAGCTCGACACGTCGTCCACCCAGGACACGCTGTTCATCGGCCCCAATGACCGAAGCTTCGTTTCCCAGGGCGTCCAGAGCGTCGCGCGCTGGAGCACCACCACCGGGCCGCTGAGCCACAGCCTCGAGGTGGGCGCCCGCTTCCACTACGACAGCATCGACCGGAAGCACTCCGAGGACGCCTACCGCATGGAGGGGGGCGAGCTGGTCCGCGCCGGGGAGCCCACGTTCATCACCGCGAGCAACAAGGACGCCACCCACGCTGTCGCGCTGCATGTGACGGACGCCATCGCCTGGGGCCCGTTCGTGCTGACGCCAGGTCTGCGCCTGGAGGTCATCCGCTCGCGTGCGGCCGACCGGCTCAAGGGCGAGGCCAAGGAGGGCGCGCTGGAGGTGCTGATGCCCGGCATGGGCGCGTACGGCGCGGTGACGCCCGAGCTGGGCTTCTTCGCGGGCGCGTACCGGGGCTTCTCGCCACCGTCGCCGGGCCAGCCGGACTCGGTGAAGCCGGAGAAGAGCATCAACTACGAAGGCGGCGCCCGCTGGACGCGCCGAGGCGAGCGCTTCGAGGTCGTCGGCTTCTTCAACGACTACACGAACCTCACCGCCATCTGCACCTTCTCCGGTGGCTGCGTGGATGAGGACCTGGACCGGCAGACGGACGCGGGGCGGGCTCAAATCTTCGGACTGGAGGTCTACGCGGAGAAGACGTTCCGGCCCGGCGGTGGGCTGACCTTCCCGCTCTCCGCTTCGTACACGCTCACGAGCACGGAGCTGCTGAACGACTTCCGCTCGGCGGACCCGCAGTTCGGCGCGGTGAAGGCCGGAGACGAGCTGCCGTACGTGCCTCGCCACCAGGTGTTCGCCTCGGCGGGGGTGGAAGGGGCGCTGGGCGGCGTGTTCGTCAGCGCGCTCTACATCGACAGCATGCGCGAGAAGGCCGGGCAGGGCGAGGCCGCACCGGGGGAGCTGACCGACGCGCTGCTGACGTTCGACGTCAACGCGAACTGGAACTTCACGCGCTGGGGGCAGCTCTACCTCAGCGCGCGCAACGTGCTGGACGCGGAGGACATCGTCTCGCGGCGTCCCTACGGCGCTCGTCCCAATGCGCCGCGCACCGTGATTCTGGGCTTCAAGCTCGCGCACCACTGA